In Syngnathoides biaculeatus isolate LvHL_M chromosome 5, ASM1980259v1, whole genome shotgun sequence, the following are encoded in one genomic region:
- the arnt gene encoding aryl hydrocarbon receptor nuclear translocator isoform X5 — MLFHTDMSSSNQDLADPDLGMGASGAQASGGAVVPKGSNKRRAASDFDDDEGNKLFRCDDDIGGSNDKERFARENHSEIERRRRNKMTAYITELSDMVPTCSALARKPDKLTILRMAVSHMKSLRGSGNTNPDGSYKPSFLTDQELKHLILEAADGFLFVVSCETGRIVYVSDSLTPVLNHSQSDWLGSSLYDQLHPDDTEKLREQLSTAENNNTGRMLDLKTGTVKKESQQSSARMTMGARRSFICRMRCGSCPVEPISMNRLHFLRNRNRNGLGVAKEGEPQYVVVHCTGYIKSWPPAGVSLSDNEADNPQGSRYCLVAIGRLQVTCCPGDTDVNSISVPVEFISRHNCQGIFTFVDHRCVAAVSYQPQELLGKNILELAHPEDQGLLRDSFQQVMKLKGQVLSVMFRFRSKSRDWIWMRTSSFTFQNPFSEEIEYIICTNVNVKQLQQQQQQAELKGGTTREGLYEAGPITLAQMPVQPVTSTGADHTKSLDKPDLYPSLFQGPSQTKGVTSTPTPSAQIYPTINNFNATHSSDPYNRPVSMAPQMTQPANSAGQMLAQMSRQNGAQQPVTPSNTSSPLHGGPPGGWPGPGAGAGTQFNNQQMAPQAAKTMSPPFASMGGFGGGSSSSFGQMPTGAAPSQTSSGNYPQINARVSINTNGYDGSQSQFPSRATEAVWPQWQGQQHSQSNADQHPHAQGNQQDMFTDVLSMLDQPTNFNSDDFDLPMYPSFNE, encoded by the exons ATTTAGCAGACCCAGATCTGGGTATGGGGGCAAGCGGGGCCCAAGCAAGTGGTGGGGCTGTCGTACCAAAAGGGAGCAACAAGAGACGAGCTGC CTCGGATTTTGATGACGATGAAGGAAACAAGTTGTTCAG GTGTGATGATGACATAGGAGGCTCCAACGACAAAGAGCGGTTTGCTAG GGAGAACCACAGCGAGATAGAGCGGCGGAGGCGGAACAAGATGACAGCCTACATCACGGAGCTGTCTGACATGGTGCCCACATGCAGTGCGCTGGCACGGAAACCCGACAAACTCACCATCCTGCGAATGGCCGTTTCCCACATGAAGTCTCTTAGAGGGAGTGGAAACACCAACCCAGACGGCTCTTACAAGCCTTCCTTTCTCACTGACCAG GAGTTGAAGCACCTCATCCTGGAAGCAGCAGATGGATTTCTCTTTGTGGTCTCATGCGAGACCGGTCGCATCGTTTACGTCTCGGACTCTCTGACACCCGTCCTGAACCATTCACAGTCTGACTGGCTGGGCTCGTCCCTCTACGACCAGCTTCACCCCGATGATACGGAGAAGCTGAGGGAGCAGCTGTCTACAGCAGAGAATAACAACACAG GGAGGATGTTGGACTTGAAAACAGGAACAGTGAAGAAGGAGAGCCAGCAGTCCTCCGCCCGGATGACAATGGGAGCCCGGCGATCATTCATATGCAGAATGAG ATGTGGCTCTTGTCCAGTGGAACCCATATCCATGAACAGACTACACTTCCTTAGGAATAGAAACAG GAATGGTTTGGGTGTAGCAAAGGAAGGCGAGCCTCAGTACGTGGTGGTTCACTGTACAGGATACATAAAGTCCTGGCCACCTGCAG gaGTGTCCTTATCAGACAATGAAGCGGACAACCCTCAAGGGAGTCGCTACTGCCTTGTTGCCATCGGCAGACTACAG GTGACGTGCTGTCCAGGTGACACAGATGTAAACAGCATCAGTGTTCCAGTGGAGTTCATCTCGCGGCATAACTGCCAGggcatatttacatttgttgatCACCGCTGTGTGGCAGCTGTCAGCTACCAGCCTCAG GAACTGTTAGGGAAGAATATTTTAGAACTCGCCCATCCAGAAGACCAGGGCTTGCTCCGGGACAGCTTCCAACAG GTGATGAAACTGAAGGGTCAAGTACTTTCCGTGATGTTCAGGTTCCGCTCCAAGTCCAGAGATTGGATTTGGATGCGAACCAGCTCCTTCACTTTCCAGAATCCATTTTCCGAGGAGATTGAATATATCATCTGCACAAATGTTAATGTCAA ACAattgcagcagcaacaacagcagGCTGAGCTCAAAGGCGGCACTACAAGAGAAGGCTTATACGAAGCAGGACCCATCACACTTGCACAG ATGCCGGTGCAGCCAGTGACGTCCACTGGGGCAGACCACACCAAAAGCTTGGACAAACCTGATCTATACCCCTCCCTTTTCCAAGGCCCCAGTCAGACAAAGGGTGTCACCTCCACGCCGACACCCTCAGCCCAAATCTACCCCACTATTAACAACTTCAATGCTACTCACTCCAGTGACCCATACAACAG ACCAGTCAGTATGGCGCCACAGATGACACAGCCAGCCAACTCAGCAGGGCAGATGCTGGCCCAGATGTCCCGCCAGAATGGAGCCCAGCAGCCCGTCACCCCCTCCAACACAAGCAGCCCCCTTCATGGAGGACCGCCAGGTGGTTGGCCTGGACCTGGAGCAGGAGCTGGAACGCAGTTCAATAATCAG CAGATGGCACCCCAAGCAGCAAAGACCATGTCTCCACCATTTGCTTCCATGGGTGGATTTGGAGGCGGCTCTTCTAGTTCTTTTGGCCAGATGCCTACTGGTGCTGCTCCCAGCCAAACCAGTAGCGGAAACTACCCACAAATCAACGCGAGAGTCAGCATCAACACAAACGGTTATG ATGGTTCTCAGTCGCAGTTCCCCTCCCGGGCAACGGAGGCAGTGTGGCCCCAGTGGCAGGGCCAGCAGCACTCGCAGAGCAATGCAGACCAGCACCCACATGCACAAGGCAACCAGCAAGACATGTTTACT GACGTATTGTCCATGCTGGACCAACCTACCAACTTCAACAGCGATGACTTTGATCTTCCCATGTATCCCTCATTTAACGAGTGA
- the arnt gene encoding aryl hydrocarbon receptor nuclear translocator isoform X3 — protein MLFHTDMSSSNQDLADPDLGMGASGAQASGGAVVPKGSNKRRAASDFDDDEGNKLFRCDDDIGGSNDKERFARENHSEIERRRRNKMTAYITELSDMVPTCSALARKPDKLTILRMAVSHMKSLRGSGNTNPDGSYKPSFLTDQELKHLILEAADGFLFVVSCETGRIVYVSDSLTPVLNHSQSDWLGSSLYDQLHPDDTEKLREQLSTAENNNTGRMLDLKTGTVKKESQQSSARMTMGARRSFICRMRCGSCPVEPISMNRLHFLRNRNRNGLGVAKEGEPQYVVVHCTGYIKSWPPAGVSLSDNEADNPQGSRYCLVAIGRLQVTCCPGDTDVNSISVPVEFISRHNCQGIFTFVDHRCVAAVSYQPQELLGKNILELAHPEDQGLLRDSFQQVMKLKGQVLSVMFRFRSKSRDWIWMRTSSFTFQNPFSEEIEYIICTNVNVKNATQDPLTPNHSPGGLLPPSLVQSRSNNPPVVLSPGKVPTRQLQQQQQQAELKGGTTREGLYEAGPITLAQMPVQPVTSTGADHTKSLDKPDLYPSLFQGPSQTKGVTSTPTPSAQIYPTINNFNATHSSDPYNRPVSMAPQMTQPANSAGQMLAQMSRQNGAQQPVTPSNTSSPLHGGPPGGWPGPGAGAGTQFNNQQMAPQAAKTMSPPFASMGGFGGGSSSSFGQMPTGAAPSQTSSGNYPQINARVSINTNGYDGSQSQFPSRATEAVWPQWQGQQHSQSNADQHPHAQGNQQDMFTDVLSMLDQPTNFNSDDFDLPMYPSFNE, from the exons ATTTAGCAGACCCAGATCTGGGTATGGGGGCAAGCGGGGCCCAAGCAAGTGGTGGGGCTGTCGTACCAAAAGGGAGCAACAAGAGACGAGCTGC CTCGGATTTTGATGACGATGAAGGAAACAAGTTGTTCAG GTGTGATGATGACATAGGAGGCTCCAACGACAAAGAGCGGTTTGCTAG GGAGAACCACAGCGAGATAGAGCGGCGGAGGCGGAACAAGATGACAGCCTACATCACGGAGCTGTCTGACATGGTGCCCACATGCAGTGCGCTGGCACGGAAACCCGACAAACTCACCATCCTGCGAATGGCCGTTTCCCACATGAAGTCTCTTAGAGGGAGTGGAAACACCAACCCAGACGGCTCTTACAAGCCTTCCTTTCTCACTGACCAG GAGTTGAAGCACCTCATCCTGGAAGCAGCAGATGGATTTCTCTTTGTGGTCTCATGCGAGACCGGTCGCATCGTTTACGTCTCGGACTCTCTGACACCCGTCCTGAACCATTCACAGTCTGACTGGCTGGGCTCGTCCCTCTACGACCAGCTTCACCCCGATGATACGGAGAAGCTGAGGGAGCAGCTGTCTACAGCAGAGAATAACAACACAG GGAGGATGTTGGACTTGAAAACAGGAACAGTGAAGAAGGAGAGCCAGCAGTCCTCCGCCCGGATGACAATGGGAGCCCGGCGATCATTCATATGCAGAATGAG ATGTGGCTCTTGTCCAGTGGAACCCATATCCATGAACAGACTACACTTCCTTAGGAATAGAAACAG GAATGGTTTGGGTGTAGCAAAGGAAGGCGAGCCTCAGTACGTGGTGGTTCACTGTACAGGATACATAAAGTCCTGGCCACCTGCAG gaGTGTCCTTATCAGACAATGAAGCGGACAACCCTCAAGGGAGTCGCTACTGCCTTGTTGCCATCGGCAGACTACAG GTGACGTGCTGTCCAGGTGACACAGATGTAAACAGCATCAGTGTTCCAGTGGAGTTCATCTCGCGGCATAACTGCCAGggcatatttacatttgttgatCACCGCTGTGTGGCAGCTGTCAGCTACCAGCCTCAG GAACTGTTAGGGAAGAATATTTTAGAACTCGCCCATCCAGAAGACCAGGGCTTGCTCCGGGACAGCTTCCAACAG GTGATGAAACTGAAGGGTCAAGTACTTTCCGTGATGTTCAGGTTCCGCTCCAAGTCCAGAGATTGGATTTGGATGCGAACCAGCTCCTTCACTTTCCAGAATCCATTTTCCGAGGAGATTGAATATATCATCTGCACAAATGTTAATGTCAA AAATGCGACCCAGGACCCCCTCACTCCCAACCATTCCCCAGGGGGTTTGCTGCCCCCTTCACTGGTTCAGAGCCGCTCAAACAACCCCCCAGTGGTTCTTAGCCCAGGGAAGGTACCTACCAG ACAattgcagcagcaacaacagcagGCTGAGCTCAAAGGCGGCACTACAAGAGAAGGCTTATACGAAGCAGGACCCATCACACTTGCACAG ATGCCGGTGCAGCCAGTGACGTCCACTGGGGCAGACCACACCAAAAGCTTGGACAAACCTGATCTATACCCCTCCCTTTTCCAAGGCCCCAGTCAGACAAAGGGTGTCACCTCCACGCCGACACCCTCAGCCCAAATCTACCCCACTATTAACAACTTCAATGCTACTCACTCCAGTGACCCATACAACAG ACCAGTCAGTATGGCGCCACAGATGACACAGCCAGCCAACTCAGCAGGGCAGATGCTGGCCCAGATGTCCCGCCAGAATGGAGCCCAGCAGCCCGTCACCCCCTCCAACACAAGCAGCCCCCTTCATGGAGGACCGCCAGGTGGTTGGCCTGGACCTGGAGCAGGAGCTGGAACGCAGTTCAATAATCAG CAGATGGCACCCCAAGCAGCAAAGACCATGTCTCCACCATTTGCTTCCATGGGTGGATTTGGAGGCGGCTCTTCTAGTTCTTTTGGCCAGATGCCTACTGGTGCTGCTCCCAGCCAAACCAGTAGCGGAAACTACCCACAAATCAACGCGAGAGTCAGCATCAACACAAACGGTTATG ATGGTTCTCAGTCGCAGTTCCCCTCCCGGGCAACGGAGGCAGTGTGGCCCCAGTGGCAGGGCCAGCAGCACTCGCAGAGCAATGCAGACCAGCACCCACATGCACAAGGCAACCAGCAAGACATGTTTACT GACGTATTGTCCATGCTGGACCAACCTACCAACTTCAACAGCGATGACTTTGATCTTCCCATGTATCCCTCATTTAACGAGTGA